The Arvicola amphibius chromosome 11, mArvAmp1.2, whole genome shotgun sequence genomic interval CATGCACTAGTACACACGCACACTAGTAAATGTTAGATTTTCCTCTCTACAAGTCAGTAAGATacatattctctttcttttttcagctTCAACGCGGTCAAAGTTCTACGTCCGGGAGCCAGTCAATGCCAAACCTAACTGGCTGAAAGTTGGGCTGACCTTGGGCACCTCGGTTTTCCTGTGGGTTTATGTGAGTACCCTACCCATcggaatccctggaactggagttataaacgtTTGTGAACTGGCAGTTGTTGGtcttgggaaccaaacttgggtcctttgcgaGCAGTACATGGCTCCTAACTGCAaaaccatctccacagccccaattttatattcattctcAAAAATGTTTCCTGATGGAAGGCTTAATTACTGCCAAGAGCATTAAGGGTTGAAATTAGGTCTTTGATTCCCATGAGTGTCATCATGTATCAATCATTGTTCCAGCTACATAATCTATCAGACGGTGGTTCTAAGAAAGTAGCTGTTCCCTGACTTCTAATTAACACACAGAGAGGTGAGGGATGGCTTGGTCACTTACAGTGGCAGGCTGCTAAGACTGGAATAGAGCATGCACAGAAGGATACAGTGGGCTGATCCTctatgtgagcacacacaggcaAGCTCACCTGTCCATagatttacacatacacacacatatacagacaagcTCACCTGTCcgtagattctctctctctctctctctctctctctctctcacacacacacacacacacacacacacacacacacacacgtacacaggcaAGCTCACCTGTCCATAGAtttacacacacaggtacacaaaaGTATAGCATTTTACTTATCAACCAGCCTGGGACATGTGTGACAATGACAGTGTCatgttttgaaattcttctgccATCATATGCTTTCCATTGTCTTTCTATTTGAATTTCTTCGCTTTTTATTTCTGGTAAAATAGTAATTGTTTTAACCTACCCTAGTTCTCTTATGAATCATAAGGATCTTTACTTGGTTTCCTCCTCTTTAAGATACCAGAATTATTACATTTCTAGTTTTAATCATTATCTTATAGCTCATCAATCAACATAATGAAGATGTTTTggaatataaaagaagaaatggattGGAATAAACTTTAGAGATATTAATATAGTAAGTATGTTTATAAAGTATATAGATTATGGAAGTTAATTGATGTTTGTTTGTGgctgtgacagggtctcaccactGCACATAGTAGAAATGCCTTTTGTagtgccagcactagggaggtagagaagtaggcagatctctgtgaggtcagcctggtctacatagtgagttctacgacagccagggctaagcagagagaccttgtctcaaaaaagagagaggcaggtcttattgtatatctctatgtagaccaggatccacctgcctccacctcctaagtgctgggattttaggagTATGCCAGCACTCCAGACCTGCAGAATAACCCTAGTACTGGGTGAAGTCATACGTACCTATAATGCCAATACTGCAGAGTCTGTTTGTCccaaacaaagaaagtaaataaaaccaaaatcacCTTAAAATCATATCTTCTTTACTAGTACTTCACCATTGTGTTCATAGTGCTCAGGACAATTGgcataatttgtgtgtgtttgccatgTCTTCTACTTAAGTGTGGATTTTGTAAGAGCAGAATTCCTATCTATCATATTAATGTTTATGTTCTCAACACTGCACTGCACTGCACTGAATACCCAGTCATTCTAGGAGTTTAATGTTCGTAGAACGAATGAATGTGTGAAAGCAATGGATTCTGCATTTTTCTGCTTACCCATTTCATTATGATTGTCACTGTAGCTAGCATCCAATTGAAGAATTCAGGTAAAACCTAATATTAATGAGATAATGTATTTTACATGCTCTAATTTAAAAGAGAGATGTTTGTGAGTCTGcgtatgtgcgtgcacatgtatcACACATAACATGCATATGCTATGTGTATTATATAAACATGTAATGTATATACTTTATTCCTATTCctgaaaattatttgaaagaaatcCTTTACTCTTTATGAAGTGAAAAAtcccttattttaaaacaaacaaacaagccaggcggtggtggcgcacacctttaatcccagcactcgggaggcagaggcaggcggatctctgtgagttcgagaccagcctggtctacaagagctagttccaggacaggctccaaagctacagagaaaccctgtctcgaaaaaccaaaaaaaacaaacaaacaaacaaacaaaaaaacttagcttatgggctgaggagatagctcaggggttaaaacTGCCACACCACCATGAGGTGCAGAGcgcagatccccagagcccatataAGGATGATTTGGCGACCACTTGTGATTCTAAAACTCTGAAGGTGAACAGAGGATCCCCAGAATAAGATTGCTAATTAACCACTGGTGAGCTCTGGGGTCAACTGAGAAACCCTACTTCGGTGACTAAGGTGGAAAGCCATTGACAGAGACTCCCAGCATCGGTAGACCttcacgtgcacacatgtgcagatatgtgtgcacagcacacacacacatctcggTGCCCATGGATTAAATCTAGTAGGTAATAAGCATACTATAAACATAGTACtcacaaaacacattttctttaggaATTCTCAAATGTAACACTTTAGGGTTTATTGTCTAAATCCTCTTTTTATTGCCTCTTTTTTTCTACTAATACCACTTTGTCAATTTCAGTGttaatgatataaatttaaaaccaAGTACTGATTCTATTTAATAGatatattttctagattttttttctgatgctctAAGGTGAATTATTCAGAGAAGTCTGGTTTTAACATCTAATCAGTGCCttggactgatttttttttttcttttccttgtaggTCTACTTCATATGATGGCATCCATTCCTCTGGATTCATCCATCTGCTGAGTTGTGGATATGAGGGGAAagtgtatgtaaatatgtatcaGTCAAGTTAACGTGGATTTTacttattaaacaaataaaagtactTATGTTCTTCATGTGTAGAGATGGATTCACTAATCAGTGCTGATAGCCTCTTTTCAGCTTTTAactgtttttatatgtttgtatgagtgcttgtatatatgtgtgtaccgTAACATGCAGTGCTCATAGAACCCTATGCTGGATCTGTGGTGCTTGACAAAGGccttgggaaccaaacctggatcctctgcaaaagcaccaAGTtaccttccttcctgcctgcctactttcttccctccctccctccttccccatcttcctctttccctcccttcctatttcccttcctccatttcttcctttttttttttcatttttttgttttgttttgtttttgtttttgagacaaagtttcagaCAGagttctggctgacctggaactcattctgtagaccaggctggcctcgaagtcacagagatctgcctgcctctgcctcccaagtgctgggattaaaggtgtgcgccaccagtacctgttttttttttttttttaagacattgaCCAGCCCTCAACTTTTTTACTGAAACACTTAGATGCCAAAGAGTCCAAGTAATATTTTGTTAATGAAGATGTGTAAGTCAGATAGTAAAGATAATCTCTATATGGTGGCCT includes:
- the Ndufc1 gene encoding NADH dehydrogenase [ubiquinone] 1 subunit C1, mitochondrial, which translates into the protein MASSALLRPFSRLLAPARFPSCSSTRSKFYVREPVNAKPNWLKVGLTLGTSVFLWVYLINQHNEDVLEYKRRNGLE